From a region of the Alnus glutinosa chromosome 1, dhAlnGlut1.1, whole genome shotgun sequence genome:
- the LOC133883014 gene encoding uncharacterized protein LOC133883014 isoform X2: protein MVKVRMNTADVAAEVKCLRRLIGMRCSNVYDLSPKTYVFKLMNSSGVTESGESEKVLLLMESGARLHTTAYVRDKSNTPSGFTLKLRKHIRTRRLEDVRQLGYDRIVLFQFGLGANAYYVILELYAHGNILLTDSDFMVMTLLRSHRDDDKGFAIMSRHRYPTEICRVFERTTAAKLQAALTSSKGPDNNEPVENNNARTNVSAAPKEKQGSRKGGKSSESSKNTSDGTHAKQAMLKTVVGEGLGYGPALAEHIILDADLIPNTKVPKDNKWDDDTVQALLQAVTKFEDWLEDIISGDKVPEGFILQKQNSEPGNTGQVTLIYHDFCPILLNQFKTREYVKFETFDAALDEFYSKIEGQKVEHQQKAKENSAIQKLNKIRLDQENRVHTLRSEVDRSIQMAELIEYNLEDVDAAILAVRVTLAKGMNWEDLARMVKEERKSGNPVAGLIDKLHLERNCMTLLLSNNLDEMDDDEKTLPVDKVEVDLALSAHANARRWYEMKKKQESKHEKTITSHEKAFKAAERKTRLQLSQEKTVATISHMRKVHWFEKFNWFISSENYLIISGRDAQQNEMIVKRYMSKGDLYVHADLHGASSTVIKNHRPEQPVPPLTLNQTGCFTVCHSQAWDAKIVTSAWWVYPHQVSKTAPTGEYLTVGSFMIRGKKNFLPPHPLIMGFGLLFRLDESSLGSHLNERRVRGEEEAINDVEESQLLEEKSDTESENEATDEKLKVELESIPESSADLRKSVFEGSAVEPAYNGSTTTNAKEAIDSHDLPVEERTTLGGVNKENVSGIARNVVSPVNPQLEDLIDRALGLGSASVSGKSYGLEASHIDPFEEDNHEESKAIVKDKPYISKAERRKHKKDQNNVGVDANVEQETEKPKETDASVAYQEKKVQTTKPGVGKISRGQRGKLKKMKEKYADQDEEERNIRMALLASAGKINKTDGETQNENAAAAKEKKLGSGPADAPKICYKCKKAGHLSRDCREHPDGSSHSHSNASFEGDSHVILGNTASVIDRVAMEEDDIHEIGEDEKGKLNDVDYLTGNPLPSDVLLYAVPVCGPYNAVQSYKYRVKIIPGTAKKGKAAKMAMNLFGHMPEATNREKELMKACTDPELVAAIVGNVKVTAAGLTQLKQKQKKGKKSSSKGGR, encoded by the exons atggtgaaGGTGCGCATGAACACGGCCGATGTGGCCGCAGAGGTGAAGTGCTTGCGTAGGCTAATCGGCATGCGTTGCTCCAATGTCTATGATCTTTCTCCCAAG ACCTATGTGTTCAAGTTGATGAATAGTAGTGGAGTCACGGAGTCCGGCGAGAGCGAGAAAGTCCTATTGTTGATGGAAAGTGGTGCTAGATTGCACACCACCGCATATGTTAG GGACAAAAGTAATACCCCTTCGGGGTTTACTCTCAAATTGAGGAAGCATATACGTACCAGAAGGCTTGAGGATGTACGGCAACTTGGATATGATCGG ATTGTTCTCTTTCAATTTGGACTGGGTGCTAATGCATACTATGTTATATTGGAGCTGTATGCTCATGGAAACATTCTCCTAACAGATTCTGATTTTATGGTCATGACCCTTCTCCGGTCCCACAG GGATGATGATAAAGGGTTTGCAATCATGTCACGCCACCGTTATCCTACTGAAATTTGTCGAGTTTTTGAGCGAACAACTGCTGCAAAGTTACAAGCAGCCCTTACTTCTTCCAAGGGGCCTGATAACAATGAACCTGTTGAAAATAATAATGCTAGAACTAATGTGTCTGCTGCACCAAAAGAAAAGCAGGGTAGCCGTAAAGGTGGGAAATCATCTGAGTCAAGTAAAAATACCAGTGATGGTACTCATGCCAAACAGGCCATGTTGAAAACTGTCGTTGGGGAGGGACTTGGTTATGGACCTGCACTTGCTGAGCATATTATACTCGATGCTGATCTGATTCCTAATACAAAAGTTCCTAAAGATAACAAGTGGGATGATGATACAGTTCAGGCTTTGCTCCAAGCTGTTACAAAGTTTGAGGACTGGCTGGAGGATATTATTTCTGGAGATAAAGTTCCTGAAGGATTCATATTGCAGAAACAAAATTCTGAACCTGGAAATACTGGGCAGGTTACTTTG ATTTACCATGATTTCTGCCCCATCTTACTGAACCAGTTCAAGACTAGGGAGTATGTGAAGTTTGAAACATTTGATGCTGCTTTGGATGAGTTCTACAGCAAAATTGAGGGTCAAAAGGTAGAACACCAGCAAAAGGCAAAAGAGAACTCTGCCATCCAGAAACTGAATAAAATACGCTTGGATCAG GAAAATCGTGTGCATACACTAAGGAGTGAAGTTGATCGTAGTATTCAAATGGCGGAGTTGATAGAATACAACTTGGAAGATGTGGATGCTGCAATATTAGCTGTGCGTGTAACTCTTGCAAAGGGCATGAATTGGGAGGACCTTGCTCGTATGGTGAAGGAGGAGAGGAAATCCGGAAACCCTGTGGCTGGCCTCATTGACAAGCTCCATCTTGAAAGGAATTGTATGACATTGCTGTTGAGCAACAATCTTGATGAAATGGATGATGATGAGAAGACACTCCCAGTGGATAAG GTTGAAGTTGATTTAGCTCTTTCAGCGCATGCCAATGCTCGGCGGTGGtatgaaatgaagaaaaaacagGAGAGCAAACATGAAAAGACCATTACCTCACATGAGAAAGCTTTTAAAGCTGCTGAGAGAAAGACTCGTCTACAGCTTTCACAG GAAAAAACCGTCGCCACAATTTCACATATGCGCAAAGTTCACTGGTTTGAGAAATTCAATTGGTTCATCAGCAGTGAGAACTATTTGATTATCAGTGGGCGTGATGCTCAACAGAACGAGATGATAGTCAAACGCTATATGTCAAAAGGAGATCT GTATGTCCATGCAGATCTGCATGGAGCTTCCAGTACTGTGATAAAAAATCACAGGCCTGAACAACCAGTACCTCCTCTGACTTTAAACCAAACAGGATGTTTCACG GTTTGCCATAGTCAGGCATGGGATGCAAAGATCGTCACTAGCGCTTGGTGGGTTTATCCTCACCAGGTCAGTAAAACTGCTCCTACTGGGGAATATCTTACAGTCGGGAGTTTTATGATCCGTGGGAAGAAAAATTTTCTTCCTCCACACCCTCTTATTATGGGCTTTGGGTTGTTATTTCGGTTAGATGAGAGCTCCTTGGGATCACATTTAAATGAAAGGAGGGTAAGAGGAGAAGAGGAAGCGATAAATGATGTTGAAGAAAGTCAGCTTCTCGAAGAAAAATCTGATACAGAGTCAGAGAATGAAGCCACAGATGAAAAACTTAAAGTAGAACTGGAAAGCATTCCCGAGTCATCTGCAGATCTACGTAAATCAGTTTTTGAGGGATCTGCAGTTGAACCTGCTTATAATGGCTCAACTACCACCAATGCTAAAGAAGCTATTGATTCGCATGATTTGCCTGTTGAGGAGAGGACCACCTTGGGTGGTgttaataaggaaaatgtttCTGGTATTGCTAGAAATGTTGTTTCTCCTGTCAACCCGCAACTTGAGGACCTCATTGATCGAGCTCTTGGGCTAGGCTCTGCTAGTGTATCTGGTAAAAGTTATGGGCTTGAAGCTTCTCATATTGATCCATTTGAGGAGGATAATCATGAAGAGAGTAAAGCTATAGTCAAAGATAAACCTTATATCTCAAAGGCTGAAAGAAGAAAGCACAAGAAAGATCAGAACAATGTGGGTGTAGATGCAAATGTTGAGCAGGAAActgaaaaaccaaaagaaactgATGCTTCTGTcgcttatcaagagaaaaaggTTCAAACTACAAAACCAGGTGTTGGCAAAATCAGTCGTGGGCAGAGAGGTAAACTCAAGAAGATGAAGGAGAAGTATGCTGATCAAGATGAGGAAGAAAGGAACATTCGTATGGCTTTACTGGCT TCTGCTGGAAAAATAAACAAGACAGATGGAGAGACACAAAATGAAAATGCAGCTGCAGCCAAAGAGAAGAAACTTGGTAGTG GTCCTGCTGATGCTCCAAAAATATGTTACAAGTGTAAGAAGGCAGGTCACCTTTCCCGGGACTGTCGAGAGCATCCAGATGGATCTTCGCATAGTCATTCAAATGCTAGTTTTGAAGGTGACTCCCATGTGATTTTGGGTAACACTGCCTCTGTAATAGACAGGGTGGCTATGGAAGAGGATGATATCCATGAGATTGGTGAAGACGAGAAAGGGAAATTGAATGATGTTGATTACTTGACTGGGAATCCACTGCCTAGTGATGTTCTCTTATATGCCGTTCCTGTCTGTGGTCCTTACAATGCAGTTCAATCATATAAATACCGTGTCAAGATAATTCCAGGCACTGCAAAGAAAGGGAAAG CTGCAAAAATGGCCATGAATTTGTTTGGCCACATGCCAGAGGCAACAAATAGAGAGAAGGAATTGATGAAAGCATGTACAGACCCTGAGCTAGTTGCTGCAATTGTTGGCAATGTGAAGGTAACTGCTGCAGGACTGACCCAGTTGAAACAGAAGCAAAAGAAAGGTAAGAAGAGCAGCAGCAAAGGAGGAAGGTAG